The Shewanella mesophila genome contains the following window.
ACTTTCGTTCTCAAGCAACCGTTTGATTTTGCGGTTTATGGGCTCGTCGCAGTGTCGCTCCCGCTATTTCTTTGTTATGTGGTTTATAGTCAAGTATTCAAATACCTGCCGCATCATCTGTTCGTTTACATCTTCTGTGGTGCATTTATGAATGGCTTTTTGTCGATTATTTTTCACATGCTGCCTTGGTCTTTCTGGCTTTGGATGAGTGGCGATTATGACTGGAGTTACTTAACGGATAATTACCTACTGCTGATCCCGCTGTTGGCATTCCCTGAGGCACTACTTAACGGCATGGCGGTGACACTCATGGTGGTTTATCGGCCTACTTGGCTCTATGACTATTCTGACCGAACCTATTTTTGATCGGGCGTGCCGCAGCCCTGTAACACGGCGATTAAATCCTCCTTTGATTGGTTAAACTGACCATCTACTCCCATCAGCAAACAAATACAACACTTGCCATCGTTTTATATAAAATTTAAGCAATGGTTATCAAAATGATAAGTTAAATGTATCAAGATGTAACATATTTTGGTTAATATGCCTCCCATGCACTTCTCTCAACCCATCGATATGGATGAGAAGTGCGGGGTCAGTTCATTTATGTACTGAATGAAAATATAAAAAATAAGAGCGAAACCATTGATGGATATATTTAAATTAACAACCGCAGCACTGCTGACTGGCTTGGCATTTAATGCCAATGCAAATTTGCTTATCAGCGAGGTGCTGTATGACGCGCCTAATAATGACAGTGTTGAAGAGTTTATAGAGCTGTTTAATGGGGGCTGTACTAGCATAGATTTAAGTCAATATCAGCTAAGTGACAACGGCAGTAGTTTTGCCTTGCAAGGTAGCTTAGCGCCTGGGGACTATTTTACCGTTGCCGCAAACGAGGCGGGTTTTACTAGCTTGTTTGGTTCAGCGCCAAACCTGTCGCCAATGTCATTAACCTTAGGTAATTCTGGGGATTATGTTCGTCTAAATAAAGGCGCGGAAGAGGTCGATGTCGTTGCTTGGGAAGGCGGTCTATCAGGCTGGTCTCTCAATGTGCGTGATGTGTCACTACAACGGACCAGCGTTATCAATACTAAGTCAGCAATTGATTGGAGTGCCAGTGACAGTGCGGGCACTCCAGGCTCGGGTGATCTCAGTATTAATTGCGATGGAAGTGGCAGCGGTACTGGTGTCAGCGATAATCAACTGGGTAATGGTCAGCCTAAGATTAACTTAAGCGCCAATCAAGGCCAGACGCTTAAGTATTATGTCGATCTTCCCCAAGGGGCTAGCAATGTGAACCTTGTCATGAGCGGTGGCACTGGGGATGCCGATCTCTATGTACGTCAAGGTAGTGAGCCGACAACCAGCGAGTATGACTGTGCTCCCTATCTATCTGGCAATAATGAGGAGTGTGCCATTACTCAGCCTATCGTTGGGCGTTACTATGCCAATATCCAAGCTTATGAGTCGTTTACTGGCGTTTCTTTGGTGGTTAACTATACGGTTGTAACCAGTGGTGGCGGAGATGGTGGTTCTGGTTCTGGCGATGGCTCCAGTGGTGACAACGGTGATTACGTTTTTGCG
Protein-coding sequences here:
- a CDS encoding energy-coupling factor ABC transporter permease, which produces MSDFLLQRLSEIDWSITGGQLLVMALLLVWLWAIWPSEEMKVLLHDKVLQSRLLLTAFAVNGLWLINASITSGIHLHFLGLVTLMLMFGWRLATFISLLPVLFFATFVLKQPFDFAVYGLVAVSLPLFLCYVVYSQVFKYLPHHLFVYIFCGAFMNGFLSIIFHMLPWSFWLWMSGDYDWSYLTDNYLLLIPLLAFPEALLNGMAVTLMVVYRPTWLYDYSDRTYF
- a CDS encoding endonuclease; translated protein: MMDIFKLTTAALLTGLAFNANANLLISEVLYDAPNNDSVEEFIELFNGGCTSIDLSQYQLSDNGSSFALQGSLAPGDYFTVAANEAGFTSLFGSAPNLSPMSLTLGNSGDYVRLNKGAEEVDVVAWEGGLSGWSLNVRDVSLQRTSVINTKSAIDWSASDSAGTPGSGDLSINCDGSGSGTGVSDNQLGNGQPKINLSANQGQTLKYYVDLPQGASNVNLVMSGGTGDADLYVRQGSEPTTSEYDCAPYLSGNNEECAITQPIVGRYYANIQAYESFTGVSLVVNYTVVTSGGGDGGSGSGDGSSGDNGDYVFATYYANAIGKSGSALKASLNQTIKGHTRFSYSQVWDGLSYADEDPNNSNNVILLYTGRSEPKVNRAGLSSSLDAWNREHVWAKSHGFPSSGQYAYTDLHHLRPADVTVNSSRGNKDFALGGSELSEAPGNNTDSDSFEPRDEVKGDVARMVFYMDVRYEGNDSSGTPDLSVVSGVTGNGEPLLGDLCTLLSWHLQDPVSDWERRRNNRVFEWQKNRNPFIDNSSWAVDLYGASCQ